Proteins encoded within one genomic window of Amorphoplanes friuliensis DSM 7358:
- a CDS encoding DUF3151 domain-containing protein: protein MQNLLPEPPATRLPADAEADTALAEAAKAGTDDAFKTVAARFPAFSGAWAALAESALAEKQPVTAYAYARTGYHRGLDALRRNGWKGHGPVPWSHTPNQGFLRCLHALSLAAAEIGESDEAARCAQFLRDSDPAAADALT, encoded by the coding sequence ATGCAGAACCTCCTTCCCGAACCGCCGGCCACCCGCCTCCCCGCCGACGCCGAGGCCGACACAGCCCTGGCCGAGGCGGCGAAGGCCGGCACCGACGACGCGTTCAAGACCGTCGCCGCCCGCTTCCCGGCGTTCAGCGGCGCCTGGGCTGCGCTGGCCGAAAGCGCACTGGCGGAGAAGCAGCCGGTGACCGCCTACGCCTACGCCCGCACGGGCTACCACCGCGGGCTCGACGCCCTGCGCCGCAACGGCTGGAAGGGTCACGGCCCGGTGCCGTGGTCCCACACGCCCAACCAGGGCTTCTTGCGCTGCCTGCACGCCTTGTCGCTGGCCGCGGCCGAGATCGGCGAATCCGACGAGGCGGCCCGCTGCGCCCAGTTCCTCCGCGACAGCGACCCGGCCGCCGCCGACGCCCTGACCTGA